The Trypanosoma brucei brucei TREU927 chromosome 2, complete sequence genome has a window encoding:
- a CDS encoding retrotransposon hot spot (RHS) protein, putative (RHS2: pers. comm. Frederic Bringaud, CNRS/BordeauxII University. Belongs to the RHS family. (PMID:12455980)), translating to MWNSMRRFYTDGLHAARRFLKRLRGDEEGPTWTMNSSIEDVLLQRFAGLRDMKLHDLLNHHFGETLGTSNVSVGVFVQSPEDYIVNAKFLGRIQRLDEFQLLRAVIYLPRNRIEDIHQWEENATAQIREFVGPVAATKLDSALRIAKEARKRAHQTADGVELKGVYESIYNATWGYVESGHNDLPLGMKVVGNSDGEPELWTEEEVNVSHTPYDLCDPLPRHGNLEIAVLTSQEGWPYNSFSTPEHAIQEEAEEPGDYVFDGDVYIRREVMRVWYLVKHRLDLWLGPGVNKKQIPCVLVGTPGIGKSFGVGSFLLQRLLHYDSELLRNIAYFVKGRAYIFFRATNDHPGKVVFYEKEKDGLDAVEAFVVEKVLGYIIYDFWKDRHQPIPADLPGAWPVIVLTSPDPNNYKDWKEPRGCEFLCINCYEEVELKAAVAWRRLSKLEESKITEAHIINLENEWQKTLGWIKKVGPLARQVLEGEKRYKGRVREINEALAEISRGDDSHYMKVLNSRVQWRQDGTTYMLAKLVRVVTENGEECRNRAVSIDIEQKLRVWANTACMRDNYLRKVFRGKEERAADEFENVGVYAFTMGNVVQTIVTHLRYLPRVGEEMDSNVSVLASGNAVGRVPTSLRQFNPETTGQDIEVGCFYRPVQGNFPVVDAFFFVTEPAVDREGRAIITTTIVLLQATVAPTHHTTREKVDKFIKAMKQLFGEWDKLARNLKWELIYIQYSDSKPIEERQKCEPVGGRGDHTTELWNKINQFQVKMEGNIVKEITQDEPNAIAGGPAA from the coding sequence ATGTGGAATTCAATGCGGCGTTTCTATACTGATGGCTTACATGCGGCAAGGCGTTTTCTCAAGAGACTGCGCGGGGATGAAGAGGGACCAACATGGACGATGAATAGTTCTATTGAAGATGTATTGCTTCAACGCTTTGCGGGTTTGAGGGATATGAAATTGCATGACCTTTTGAATCATCACTTCGGTGAAACCCTCGGCACTTCTAATGTGTCAGTGGGTGTCTTTGTTCAGAGCCCGGAGGATTATATTGTGAATGCCAAGTTTCTAGGAAGGATACAGCGGCTTGATGAGTTTCAATTACTGAGGGCAGTTATTTATCTGCCTCGTAATAGGATTGAAGACATTCACcaatgggaagaaaatgcaacagcgcaaataagggaatttgttggtcccgtGGCAGCGACAAAGTTGGACAGTGCACTGCGCATTGCCaaagaagcaaggaaaagagCTCACCAAACAGCTGATGGTGTCGAACTGAAAGGAGTATATGAATCCATATACAATGCGACATGGGGTTATGTGGAGTCGGGTCACAATGATTTACCTCTTGGCATGAAGGTGGTGGGTAATAGTGACGGCGAGCCCGAGTTGTGGAcagaagaggaggtgaatgTCAGTCACACGCCTTATGACTTGTGCGACCCACTGCCTCGTCACGGTAATTTAGAGATTGCTGTGCTCACCTCGCAGGAGGGTTGGCCGTATAACTCTTTCAGCACTCCGGAACATGCAATTCAagaggaagcggaagaaCCAGGAGACTACGTGTTTGACGGGGATGTGTACATTCGTCGAGAGGTAATGAGAGTGTGGTATCTCGTGAAGCACAGGCTGGATTTGTGGTTAGGGCCAGGCGTGAATAAAAAACAGATTCCTTGCGTCCTCGTTGGCACTCCAGGTATTGGGAAATCATTTGGTGTTGGCTCGTTTCTGCTTCAAAGGTTGCTGCATTACGATTCGGAGCTGTTGCGGAATATCGCTTATTTTGTGAAGGGTAGggcatatattttcttcagggCGACAAACGATCATCCGGGAAAGGTTGTATtctatgaaaaagaaaaagatggattGGATGCTGTTGAGGCCTTCGTTGTTGAAAAAGTTCTTGGTTACATTATATACGACTTTTGGAAAGACAGGCACCAACCCATACCCGCAGACTTGCCGGGAGCGTGGCCCGTAATTGTGTTGACATCTCCAGATCCAAATAACTACAAAGACTGGAAGGAACCACGGGGTTGcgagttcctttgcatcaattGCTATGAAGAGGTGGAACTGAAGGCTGCGGTTGCGTGGAGGCGGCTGTCGAAGTtggaggaaagtaaaatcACCGAAGCTCACATCATAAACCTTGAGAATGAATGGCAGAAAACATTGGGATGGATTAAGAAGGTGGGCCCACTGGCCCGCCAAGTACTGGAAGGTGAAAAACGCTACAAGGGCCGCGTTAGAGAAATAAATGAGGCACTGGCAGAAATCAGTAGAGGCGATGATAGTCACTACATGAAGGTGCTGAATAGTCGAGTTCAATGGCGCCAGGACGGGACTACTTACATGTTAGCTAAGTTGGTCCGGGTTGTAACTGAGAATGGAGAAGAATGCAGAAACAGAGCTGTTTCCATTGATATTGAGCAGAAATTGAGAGTGTGGGCGAACACAGCATGTATGCGAGACAATTACCTTCGAAAGGTTTTTCGTGGGAAAGAAGAGCGGGCCGCTGATGAATTTGAAAATGTGGGCGTATATGCCTTCACGATGGGAAATGTTGTGCAGACGATTGTGACGCACCTGCGGTATCTCCCTCGCGTTGGAGAAGAAATGGATTCAAATGTATCCGTTCTGGCAAGTGGTAATGCCGTGGGACGTGTTCCAACTTCACTTCGTCAGTTTAACCCCGAAACGACAGGCCAAGACATTGAGGTTGGGTGCTTCTACCGACCTGTACAGGGAAATTTCCCCGTTGTGgacgcctttttctttgtaactGAGCCAGCTGTTgatagagaaggaagagcgatcattacaacaacaattgtTCTGCTCCAGGCGACAGTGGCACCAACGCATCACACGACACGAGAGAAGGTAGATAAGTTTATCAAGGCAATGAAACAATTGTTTGGTGAATGGGATAAGCTCGCAAGAAACTTGAAATGGGAGCTGATTTACATACAGTACAGTGACAGCAAGCCAATCGAGGAGAGGCAGAAGTGCGAACCAGTTGGGGGCAGAGGCGATCATACTACAGAGTTGTGGAATAAAATCAACCAGTTTCAAGTGAAGATGGAAGGGAATATTGTTAAGGAGATCACCCAGGATGAACCAAACGCTATTGCTGGTGGCCCCGCTGCCTGA